The Lacipirellula parvula genome window below encodes:
- a CDS encoding helix-turn-helix domain-containing protein — translation MKKVPDILSVFGDRVRELRQAKGLSQEGFATACGLDRTYISGIERGKRNVSLRNMKLIAHSLGVKLSTLVEGL, via the coding sequence GTGAAGAAAGTACCCGACATTCTGAGCGTCTTTGGCGACCGCGTTCGCGAGTTGCGACAGGCAAAGGGCCTTTCCCAAGAAGGCTTTGCCACTGCCTGCGGTTTAGATCGCACCTATATCAGCGGTATCGAGCGTGGCAAGCGAAACGTGTCTCTGCGGAACATGAAGCTGATCGCTCACAGCCTGGGCGTGAAGCTATCAACTCTCGTCGAAGGCCTTTGA
- a CDS encoding DNA cytosine methyltransferase gives MFCGIGGLSLGLERAGFDPLGGVDCWEDAAKTFEHNHAPRQCLLGDVSKLRASDIEEFFGIGREQIDVMAGGPPCQGFSTVGKRDSKDPRNKLWEHYLKLVTEIRPAYVLIENVEGLVVMDRGGVCERIVANFAKIGYRVNWKLLRSADYGVPQLRKRVIFIATLDGLAEPSFPARTVPEHVSVADAIFDLPALASGESAVQYDKSPSTRYQKARRGKVRILRNHQAANHPSHLVEVLNHIPDGGNRKSIPDHLQPKSGFHNSYARLASNKPAVAVTSNMRKPSSARATHPTQPRGLTVREGLRLQTFDDSFEVLGSRTSQYLQVGNAVPPLLGEVIGRQLLEAYHANSQRALRAARSRPAVEIKVAVQRQLTLELA, from the coding sequence TTGTTCTGCGGCATTGGCGGGCTCTCCTTAGGGTTGGAGCGCGCAGGGTTCGATCCGCTTGGCGGCGTCGATTGTTGGGAGGATGCCGCAAAGACCTTCGAGCACAACCACGCGCCTCGGCAGTGCTTGCTTGGGGACGTTTCGAAGCTCCGGGCATCCGACATCGAAGAGTTCTTTGGCATCGGCCGCGAACAAATTGACGTCATGGCAGGTGGGCCTCCGTGCCAAGGATTCAGCACAGTCGGTAAACGCGATTCGAAAGATCCGCGGAACAAGCTTTGGGAGCACTATCTCAAGCTGGTTACCGAGATTCGACCGGCGTACGTCCTCATCGAAAACGTCGAAGGTTTGGTGGTGATGGATCGTGGAGGCGTTTGCGAACGAATCGTCGCGAACTTCGCCAAGATCGGTTACCGCGTGAACTGGAAGCTTCTGAGATCAGCAGACTACGGCGTTCCGCAGCTTCGTAAGCGCGTCATCTTCATCGCTACCCTTGATGGGCTTGCAGAACCGAGCTTTCCAGCGCGCACTGTCCCTGAGCATGTCTCAGTAGCCGACGCCATCTTTGATCTGCCTGCTTTGGCGTCCGGCGAAAGCGCAGTGCAATACGACAAATCTCCTTCGACGCGTTATCAGAAGGCTCGACGCGGGAAGGTGCGCATCCTGCGAAACCATCAGGCTGCCAATCATCCATCACACCTCGTTGAAGTGCTAAATCACATCCCAGACGGTGGGAATCGGAAGAGCATACCCGACCATCTGCAACCAAAAAGCGGTTTTCACAACAGCTACGCGCGACTGGCGAGCAATAAGCCGGCAGTGGCAGTCACCTCGAACATGCGAAAGCCGTCTTCCGCGCGTGCCACGCACCCGACTCAACCGCGAGGCCTCACCGTACGCGAAGGCTTGCGTTTGCAAACCTTTGATGATTCGTTTGAAGTCCTCGGTTCGCGGACTTCGCAATATTTGCAAGTGGGAAATGCCGTCCCGCCTTTGCTGGGAGAAGTTATCGGCCGCCAACTATTAGAAGCGTATCATGCCAACAGCCAACGCGCGCTGAGAGCAGCACGATCGCGACCAGCGGTCGAGATAAAAGTCGCCGTTCAGCGTCAGCTGACGTTGGAACTGGCGTAG
- a CDS encoding tyrosine-type recombinase/integrase, with the protein MASIFRRTGKDGKQADKYSIRYKDSRGRWRTVVGCPDLESTRKLARKLESDATLRQNGVDEVDLSAELPFTDFESDLRASGCVASHIELTVGQIKSTFAACGIKALRDMMRPEAATKINHHLANKKCAAKRKGKVKHKEPEKLTTISARTRNAYVTSIRHFCKWLVDSDRLPYCKLGKNLHKVEQADKPIRRAATDAELGRILTAARKGTTLERLSGEDRYWLYRVAAATGFRARELSSLTPSSFKLRGAIPYIVCDETKNGELAEQPICPALATELGKWLRGKSKNEPIWPGKWYRKAAEMLRADLLAAGVPYRADGRALDFHALRATFITGLARAGVHPRTAQILARHSTVELTMQVYTHLNLAEVASALPKAV; encoded by the coding sequence ATGGCAAGCATCTTTCGACGGACGGGCAAGGACGGGAAGCAAGCTGACAAGTACAGCATTCGCTATAAGGACAGTCGCGGTCGATGGCGAACTGTAGTCGGCTGCCCTGATCTTGAATCGACGCGGAAGCTTGCTCGTAAGCTCGAATCGGACGCCACGCTCCGCCAAAACGGCGTTGACGAAGTTGACTTGTCTGCGGAACTTCCGTTCACAGATTTTGAATCCGACTTGCGGGCGAGTGGCTGCGTCGCGTCGCACATTGAGCTGACCGTTGGCCAGATCAAGTCGACGTTCGCCGCCTGCGGCATCAAGGCTTTGCGTGACATGATGCGGCCGGAAGCTGCTACCAAGATTAACCACCACCTTGCAAACAAGAAGTGTGCCGCTAAACGCAAGGGCAAGGTTAAGCATAAAGAGCCGGAAAAGCTCACGACTATCTCGGCGCGAACGCGAAATGCCTACGTCACTTCAATTCGCCACTTTTGCAAATGGCTTGTCGACAGCGACCGCCTGCCTTACTGCAAACTTGGCAAGAATCTGCACAAGGTCGAGCAAGCGGACAAGCCGATCCGTCGCGCCGCAACTGATGCCGAGCTAGGCCGCATCCTGACTGCCGCACGGAAGGGTACGACGCTTGAGCGTCTTTCGGGTGAAGATCGGTATTGGTTGTATAGAGTCGCAGCAGCTACCGGCTTCCGCGCGCGAGAGCTTAGTTCGCTCACTCCGTCCTCATTCAAGCTTCGCGGCGCCATTCCGTATATCGTCTGCGACGAGACGAAAAACGGTGAACTCGCTGAGCAGCCCATCTGCCCTGCACTTGCCACCGAACTGGGCAAGTGGCTGCGGGGTAAGTCTAAGAATGAACCTATCTGGCCGGGGAAATGGTATCGCAAGGCAGCTGAAATGCTGCGGGCTGACTTGCTGGCCGCTGGAGTTCCTTATCGAGCCGATGGCCGGGCCTTGGATTTTCATGCCCTGCGAGCCACGTTCATTACCGGCCTTGCGCGGGCTGGCGTTCACCCTCGCACGGCTCAGATTCTCGCCCGTCATTCGACTGTCGAACTCACGATGCAGGTCTACACGCACCTGAATCTCGCGGAAGTCGCCTCTGCTTTACCGAAGGCGGTGTAG
- a CDS encoding NADP-dependent oxidoreductase encodes MPTTNRQILLASRPHGEPTLDNFQLVETQLPSPAPGQLLLRSLYLSLDPYMRGRMSEEKSYASPVEVGGVMGGQAIAVVVESNHPDHRVGEIVLAPIGWQEYALSDGDGLQEIDPALGPVSYALGVLGMPGLTAYTGLLNIGQPKPGETLVVAAASGAVGSVVGQIAKLKGCRVIGIAGGAEKCRYVKEELGFDDCLDHRAPNLADRLRTACPDGIDIYFENVGGEVFTAVFPLLNNFARIPVCGLIAHYNATEAPAGPDRLPQLMHQVLVKRLTFRGYIVSDFASQYPQFLEEVGGWLREGKVKYKEDVTEGLENAPRELIGVLRGENFGKKIVRVGRS; translated from the coding sequence ATGCCCACCACCAACCGCCAAATCCTTCTCGCCTCCCGCCCCCACGGCGAGCCAACCCTCGACAACTTCCAGCTCGTCGAAACGCAACTCCCCTCCCCTGCCCCGGGCCAACTCCTCCTCCGCAGCCTCTACCTCTCGCTCGACCCCTACATGCGCGGCCGGATGAGCGAGGAGAAATCATACGCCTCGCCCGTCGAAGTCGGCGGCGTCATGGGCGGCCAGGCGATTGCTGTAGTCGTCGAATCAAATCACCCCGACCACCGCGTCGGCGAAATCGTCCTCGCCCCCATCGGCTGGCAAGAGTACGCCCTCAGCGACGGCGACGGCCTCCAAGAAATCGACCCCGCCCTCGGACCCGTCTCCTACGCCCTCGGCGTCCTCGGCATGCCCGGCCTCACCGCGTACACCGGCCTGCTCAACATCGGCCAACCGAAGCCGGGTGAAACGCTCGTCGTCGCCGCCGCGTCGGGCGCCGTCGGTTCGGTCGTCGGCCAAATCGCCAAACTGAAAGGCTGCCGCGTCATCGGCATCGCCGGCGGCGCCGAGAAGTGCCGCTACGTGAAGGAGGAGCTCGGCTTCGACGACTGCCTCGACCACCGCGCACCGAACCTCGCCGACCGCCTTCGCACGGCCTGCCCCGACGGCATCGACATCTATTTTGAAAACGTCGGCGGCGAAGTCTTCACCGCTGTCTTCCCGCTACTCAACAACTTCGCCCGCATCCCCGTCTGCGGCCTGATCGCCCACTACAACGCCACCGAAGCCCCCGCCGGCCCCGACCGCCTGCCGCAGTTGATGCACCAAGTCCTCGTGAAGCGCCTCACGTTCCGCGGCTACATCGTCAGCGACTTCGCGTCGCAGTACCCGCAGTTTTTAGAAGAAGTCGGCGGCTGGCTGCGCGAAGGGAAGGTGAAGTACAAGGAAGACGTCACCGAGGGCTTGGAAAACGCCCCACGCGAACTCATCGGCGTGCTGCGCGGGGAGAACTTTGGGAAGAAGATTGTGCGGGTGGGACGCTCGTAG
- a CDS encoding helix-turn-helix transcriptional regulator, translating to MTPVLISIKQVAELLSLSTRTIRRAWYSGELPPPIKIGRSVRWRLLDIENYQGNYDGKHLSTDGQGREAS from the coding sequence ATGACGCCCGTACTCATTTCGATCAAGCAAGTCGCCGAGCTTCTATCGCTCTCCACGCGAACGATTCGGCGAGCGTGGTACAGCGGCGAACTCCCGCCGCCCATCAAGATTGGCCGCTCCGTGCGCTGGCGTCTTCTCGACATCGAAAACTACCAAGGCAACTACGATGGCAAGCATCTTTCGACGGACGGGCAAGGACGGGAAGCAAGCTGA